Proteins from a genomic interval of Lycium ferocissimum isolate CSIRO_LF1 chromosome 2, AGI_CSIRO_Lferr_CH_V1, whole genome shotgun sequence:
- the LOC132047365 gene encoding probable leucine-rich repeat receptor-like protein kinase At5g49770 translates to MSRTLAAIVGGAAGAVALVVIVLVILCFCILHKRSISRTSETGSSDPSVQVGKTAGVELTLRDARRFRIEELSSATKGFSDKSLIGQGKFGEVYKGLLHDGMLVVIKRRSAGPSPEFIDEVRYLSSIQHRNLVTLLGYCQENDQQILVYEYIPNGSVSIHLYGGGHVTQEKLEFKHRLSIALGAAKGLAHLHSLSPRLIHKDFKTGNVLVDENFIAKVADAGVRNFLGRFEVAGPSSQVAADEIFLAPEVREFRRFSEKSDAYSFGIFLLELVSGREAMDLLSSDLNVNIVEWVENYQDSGNISAIIDQRLGNSFTTEGMEEFMQLTVRCVDPSSERRPTMSYVVMELDRILEKEMSLTTIMGEGTPVVTLGSQLFRASK, encoded by the exons ATGTCAAGGACTCTTGCAGCAATTGTAGGAGGTGCTGCAGGAGCCGTGGCATTAGTGGTGATTGTGCTTGTCATTTTATGCTTCTGTATTCTTCATAAAAGGAGCATTTCAAGAACTTCTGAGACAGGATCTTCTGATCCATCTGTTCAAG TTGGAAAAACTGCTGGGGTTGAATTGACCTTACGAGATGCCAGACGCTTCCGGATAGAAGAATTGTCTTCCGCGACAAAAGGTTTTAGTGACAAGAGTTTGATTGGCCAAGGAAAATTTGGGGAGGTGTACAAGGGATTGCTTCATGATGGTATGCTTGTAGTAATAAAAAGGCGATCTGCCGGCCCTAGTCCGGAGTTTATTGATGAG GTTCGCTATCTCTCATCTATTCAGCACCGGAACTTAGTCACCCTCTTAGGATACTGCCAGGAAAATGATCAGCAGATTCTTGTCTATGAGTACATACCGAATGGAAGTGTATCCATTCACTTATATG GCGGCGGTCATGTTACACAAGAGAAACTAGAGTTCAAGCATAGGCTTTCTATAGCTCTAGGGGCAGCTAAAG gtCTTGCTCATCTTCACTCACTAAGTCCCCGCTTGATTCATAAAGACTTTAAGACAGGAaatgttcttgtggatgaaaatTTCATAGCTAAAGTTGCAGATGCAGGAGTACGCAATTTTCTTGGAAGATTTGAGGTTGCAGGTCCATCTTCTCAAGTGGCTGCTGATGAAATATTTCTTGCTCCCGA GGTTAGAGAGTTCCGACGATTTTCTGAGAAAAGCGATGCCTACAGTTTTGGTATATTTCTCCTGGAGCTAGTTAGCGGCCGTGAAGCAATGGATTTGCTATCTTCCGATTTGAATGTAAACATAGTTGAATGG gTGGAGAATTATCAAGATTCTGGAAACATATCTGCCATCATTGATCAAAGATTGGGTAATAGCTTCACCACAGAAGGCATGGAAGAGTTCATGCAATTGACTGTCCGGTGCGTGGACCCTTCGAGTGAAAGGCGGCCTACCATGAGTTATGTGGTGATGGAACTGGATCGGATACTGGAGAAAGAAATGAGCTTGACAACAATCATGGGAGAAGGAACTCCAGTTGTGACTCTCGGAAGCCAACTTTTTCGGGCTTCAAAATAA